A region of Arabidopsis thaliana chromosome 5, partial sequence DNA encodes the following proteins:
- the TOPP6 gene encoding type one serine/threonine protein phosphatase 6 (type one serine/threonine protein phosphatase 6 (TOPP6); CONTAINS InterPro DOMAIN/s: Metallophosphoesterase (InterPro:IPR004843), Serine/threonine-specific protein phosphatase/bis(5-nucleosyl)-tetraphosphatase (InterPro:IPR006186); BEST Arabidopsis thaliana protein match is: type one serine/threonine protein phosphatase 4 (TAIR:AT2G39840.1); Has 7210 Blast hits to 7010 proteins in 618 species: Archae - 78; Bacteria - 522; Metazoa - 2407; Fungi - 1451; Plants - 977; Viruses - 15; Other Eukaryotes - 1760 (source: NCBI BLink).) yields the protein MDPGTLNSVINRLLEAREKPGKIVQLSETEIKQLCFVSRDIFLRQPNLLELEAPVKICGDIHGQYPDLLRLFEHGGYPPNSNYLFLGDYVDRGKQSLETICLLLAYKIKFPENFFLLRGNHESASINRIYGFYDECKRRFSVKIWRIFTDCFNCLPVAALIDERIFCMHGGLSPELLSLRQIRDIRRPTDIPDRGLLCDLLWSDPDKDVRGWGPNDRGVSYTFGSDIVSGFLKRLDLDLICRAHQVVEDGFEFFANKQLVTIFSAPNYCGEFDNAGAMMSVSEDLTCSFQILKSNDKKSKFSFGSRGGAKTSFPYPKVKDCNW from the exons ATGGATCCTGGTACTTTAAACTCGGTGATCAATAGGTTGCTTGAAGCTAGAGAAAAACCAGGAAAGATTGTTCAGTTGTCTGAAACAGAGATCAAACAGCTCTGTTTCGTCTCTAGAGATATCTTCTTGAGACAACCAAATCTCTTGGAACTTGAAGCTCCTGTTAAAATATGTG GGGACATTCATGGACAATATCCGGATCTCTTGAGACTATTCGAACATGGCGGATACCCTCCTAATTCAAACTACTTGTTTCTTGGAGATTATGTCGATCGCGGCAAGCAAAGCCTCGAAACGATTTGTCTTTTACTTGCTTACAAGATTAAGTTCCCTGAaaacttcttccttctcaGAGGAAACCATGAAAGTGCATCAATCAATCGTATTTACGGCTTCTATGACGAGTGTAAACGTAGATTCAGTGTCAAGATTTGGCGAATCTTCACTGATTGCTTCAACTGTCTCCCCGTCGCTGCACTCATCGATGAGCGGATTTTTTGTATGCATGGTGGGCTCTCCCCGGAGCTGCTAAGCTTGAGGCAGATTAGGGATATTCGTCGTCCAACGGATATTCCTGATCGTGGTTTACTCTGTGATCTCTTGTGGTCTGATCCTGATAAAGATGTTAGAGGTTGGGGGCCTAACGATCGCGGAGTTTCTTACACTTTTGGATCAGATATAGTTTCTGGATTTCTTAAAAGACTCGATCTTGACCTCATTTGTAGGGCTCACCAG GTTGTTGAAGATGGATTCGAGTTCTTTGCGAATAAGCAGCTCGTAACGATATTCTCTGCGCCGAATTACTGTGGGGAATTTGACAATGCAGGTGCGATGATGAGTGTGTCTGAGGATTTGACCTGCTCTTTTCAGATCTTAAAATCTAATGACAAGAAATCAAAGTTCAGTTTCGGAAGCAGAGGTGGTGCTAAAACTAGCTTCCCTTATCCTAAAGTGAAG GATTGTAATTGGTAG
- the TOPP6 gene encoding type one serine/threonine protein phosphatase 6 (type one serine/threonine protein phosphatase 6 (TOPP6); CONTAINS InterPro DOMAIN/s: Metallophosphoesterase (InterPro:IPR004843), Serine/threonine-specific protein phosphatase/bis(5-nucleosyl)-tetraphosphatase (InterPro:IPR006186); BEST Arabidopsis thaliana protein match is: type one serine/threonine protein phosphatase 4 (TAIR:AT2G39840.1); Has 7151 Blast hits to 6957 proteins in 613 species: Archae - 78; Bacteria - 520; Metazoa - 2406; Fungi - 1417; Plants - 983; Viruses - 15; Other Eukaryotes - 1732 (source: NCBI BLink).), translating to MDPGTLNSVINRLLEAREKPGKIVQLSETEIKQLCFVSRDIFLRQPNLLELEAPVKICGDIHGQYPDLLRLFEHGGYPPNSNYLFLGDYVDRGKQSLETICLLLAYKIKFPENFFLLRGNHESASINRIYGFYDECKRRFSVKIWRIFTDCFNCLPVAALIDERIFCMHGGLSPELLSLRQIRDIRRPTDIPDRGLLCDLLWSDPDKDVRGWGPNDRGVSYTFGSDIVSGFLKRLDLDLICRAHQVVEDGFEFFANKQLVTIFSAPNYCGEFDNAGAMMSVSEDLTCSFQILKSNDKKSKFSFGSRGGAKTSFPYPKVKSILSSQNSKEYN from the exons ATGGATCCTGGTACTTTAAACTCGGTGATCAATAGGTTGCTTGAAGCTAGAGAAAAACCAGGAAAGATTGTTCAGTTGTCTGAAACAGAGATCAAACAGCTCTGTTTCGTCTCTAGAGATATCTTCTTGAGACAACCAAATCTCTTGGAACTTGAAGCTCCTGTTAAAATATGTG GGGACATTCATGGACAATATCCGGATCTCTTGAGACTATTCGAACATGGCGGATACCCTCCTAATTCAAACTACTTGTTTCTTGGAGATTATGTCGATCGCGGCAAGCAAAGCCTCGAAACGATTTGTCTTTTACTTGCTTACAAGATTAAGTTCCCTGAaaacttcttccttctcaGAGGAAACCATGAAAGTGCATCAATCAATCGTATTTACGGCTTCTATGACGAGTGTAAACGTAGATTCAGTGTCAAGATTTGGCGAATCTTCACTGATTGCTTCAACTGTCTCCCCGTCGCTGCACTCATCGATGAGCGGATTTTTTGTATGCATGGTGGGCTCTCCCCGGAGCTGCTAAGCTTGAGGCAGATTAGGGATATTCGTCGTCCAACGGATATTCCTGATCGTGGTTTACTCTGTGATCTCTTGTGGTCTGATCCTGATAAAGATGTTAGAGGTTGGGGGCCTAACGATCGCGGAGTTTCTTACACTTTTGGATCAGATATAGTTTCTGGATTTCTTAAAAGACTCGATCTTGACCTCATTTGTAGGGCTCACCAG GTTGTTGAAGATGGATTCGAGTTCTTTGCGAATAAGCAGCTCGTAACGATATTCTCTGCGCCGAATTACTGTGGGGAATTTGACAATGCAGGTGCGATGATGAGTGTGTCTGAGGATTTGACCTGCTCTTTTCAGATCTTAAAATCTAATGACAAGAAATCAAAGTTCAGTTTCGGAAGCAGAGGTGGTGCTAAAACTAGCTTCCCTTATCCTAAAGTGAAG TCGATTCTGAGTTCGCAAAATTCGAAAGAATACAACTGA
- the PHT1;3 gene encoding phosphate transporter 1;3 (phosphate transporter 1;3 (PHT1;3); FUNCTIONS IN: phosphate transmembrane transporter activity, carbohydrate transmembrane transporter activity, inorganic phosphate transmembrane transporter activity, sugar:hydrogen symporter activity; INVOLVED IN: transport, phosphate transport, transmembrane transport; LOCATED IN: plasma membrane, membrane; EXPRESSED IN: root; CONTAINS InterPro DOMAIN/s: Major facilitator superfamily (InterPro:IPR020846), General substrate transporter (InterPro:IPR005828), Phosphate permease (InterPro:IPR004738), Major facilitator superfamily, general substrate transporter (InterPro:IPR016196); BEST Arabidopsis thaliana protein match is: phosphate transporter 1;1 (TAIR:AT5G43350.1); Has 1807 Blast hits to 1807 proteins in 277 species: Archae - 0; Bacteria - 0; Metazoa - 736; Fungi - 347; Plants - 385; Viruses - 0; Other Eukaryotes - 339 (source: NCBI BLink).) — translation MADQQLGVLKALDVAKTQLYHFTAIVIAGMGFFTDAYDLFCVSLVTKLLGRLYYFNPTSAKPGSLPPHVAAAVNGVALCGTLAGQLFFGWLGDKLGRKKVYGITLIMMILCSVASGLSLGNSAKGVMTTLCFFRFWLGFGIGGDYPLSATIMSEYANKKTRGAFIAAVFAMQGVGILAGGFVALAVSSIFDKKFPSPTYEQDRFLSTPPQADYIWRIIVMFGALPAALTYYWRMKMPETARYTALVAKNIKQATADMSKVLQTDLELEERVEDDVKDPKKNYGLFSKEFLRRHGLHLLGTTSTWFLLDIAFYSQNLFQKDIFSAIGWIPKAATMNAIHEVFKIARAQTLIALCSTVPGYWFTVAFIDIIGRFAIQLMGFFMMTVFMFAIAFPYNHWILPDNRIGFVVMYSLTFFFANFGPNATTFIVPAEIFPARLRSTCHGISAATGKAGAIVGAFGFLYAAQPQDKTKTDAGYPPGIGVKNSLIMLGVINFVGMLFTFLVPEPKGKSLEELSGEAEVDK, via the exons ATGGCCGATCAACAGCTAGGAGTGCTAAAGGCACTTGATGTTGCGAAGACGCAACTTTACCATTTCACGGCTATTGTCATTGCCGGTATGGGCTTCTTTACGGACGCGTACGATCTCTTTTGTGTGTCCTTGGTGACCAAGCTTCTTGGCCGCCTCTACTACTTCAATCCAACGTCAGCAAAGCCTGGCTCACTTCCCCCTCATGTTGCGGCTGCAGTCAACGGTGTGGCCCTTTGTGGAACCCTTGCCGGTCAACTCTTCTTCGGATGGCTTGGTGACAAACTCGGACGGAAAAAGGTGTACGGTATCACTTTGATCATGATGATTCTCTGCTCAGTTGCTTCCGGTCTTTCCTTGGGCAATTCGGCCAAGGGTGTCATGACGACTCTTTGCTTCTTCAG GTTTTGGCTCGGGTTTGGCATTGGAGGTGACTACCCTCTATCTGCCACCATCATGTCTGAATACGCTAACAAGAAGACTCGTGGGGCTTTCATCGCGGCAGTGTTCGCCATGCAAGGTGTAGGTATCTTGGCGGGAGGTTTTGTGGCACTTGCAGTTTCTTCCATATTTGACAAAAAGTTCCCATCGCCGACGTATGAGCAAGACAGGTTTCTATCAACGCCTCCTCAAGCTGATTACATTTGGCGAATCATCGTCATGTTTGGTGCTTTACCCGCAGCTTTGACTTACTATTGGCGTATGAAGATGCCTGAAACAGCCCGTTACACCGCTTTAGTTGCCAAGAACATCAAACAAGCCACAGCAGACATGTCCAAGGTCTTACAAACAGATCTCGAGCTTGAGGAAAGGGTGGAGGATGACGTCAAggaccccaaaaaaaactatggcTTGTTCTCCAAGGAATTCCTTAGACGCCATGGGCTTCATCTCCTTGGGACTACCTCCACTTGGTTTTTGCTTGACATCGCCTTCTACAGCCAAAACTTGTTCCAAAAGGATATTTTCTCGGCCATTGGATGGATCCCAAAGGCAGCCACTATGAACGCCATCCATGAGGTTTTCAAGATTGCTAGGGCTCAGACTCTCATTGCCCTCTGCAGTACAGTCCCAGGTTACTGGTTCACAGTAGCCTTTATTGATATCATTGGAAGGTTTGCGATCCAACTAATGGGATTTTTCATGATGACCGTTTTTATGTTTGCTATTGCCTTCCCATACAACCACTGGATTTTACCAGATAATCGTATCGGATTCGTGGTTATGTACTCACTCACATTTTTCTTCGCCAACTTTGGACCCAATGCAACTACTTTCATTGTCCCAGCTGAAATCTTTCCAGCAAGGCTAAGGTCTACGTGCCATGGAATATCAGCCGCAACTGGTAAGGCTGGAGCCATCGTTGGAGCCTTCGGGTTCCTATATGCTGCTCAACCACAGGATAAGACCAAGACAGACGCAGGATACCCACCGGGCATCGGAGTCAAGAACTCATTGATCATGCTTGGTGTCATTAACTTTGTTGGTATGCTCTTCACCTTCCTCGTCCCTGAGCCCAAGGGCAAGTCCCTTGAAGAACTCTCCGGCGAGGCTGAGGTTGATAAATGA
- the PHT1;2 gene encoding phosphate transporter 2 (phosphate transporter 2 (PHT1;2); FUNCTIONS IN: phosphate transmembrane transporter activity, carbohydrate transmembrane transporter activity, inorganic phosphate transmembrane transporter activity, sugar:hydrogen symporter activity; INVOLVED IN: cellular response to phosphate starvation, phosphate transport; LOCATED IN: membrane; EXPRESSED IN: leaf; CONTAINS InterPro DOMAIN/s: Major facilitator superfamily (InterPro:IPR020846), General substrate transporter (InterPro:IPR005828), Phosphate permease (InterPro:IPR004738), Major facilitator superfamily, general substrate transporter (InterPro:IPR016196); BEST Arabidopsis thaliana protein match is: phosphate transporter 1;1 (TAIR:AT5G43350.1); Has 1807 Blast hits to 1807 proteins in 277 species: Archae - 0; Bacteria - 0; Metazoa - 736; Fungi - 347; Plants - 385; Viruses - 0; Other Eukaryotes - 339 (source: NCBI BLink).), with amino-acid sequence MAEQQLGVLKALDVAKTQLYHFTAIVIAGMGFFTDAYDLFCVSLVTKLLGRIYYFNPESAKPGSLPPHVAAAVNGVALCGTLSGQLFFGWLGDKLGRKKVYGLTLIMMILCSVASGLSFGNEAKGVMTTLCFFRFWLGFGIGGDYPLSATIMSEYANKKTRGAFIAAVFAMQGVGILAGGFVALAVSSIFDKKFPAPTYAVNRALSTPPQVDYIWRIIVMFGALPAALTYYWRMKMPETARYTALVAKNIKQATADMSKVLQTDIELEERVEDDVKDPRQNYGLFSKEFLRRHGLHLLGTTSTWFLLDIAFYSQNLFQKDIFSAIGWIPKAATMNATHEVFRIARAQTLIALCSTVPGYWFTVAFIDTIGRFKIQLNGFFMMTVFMFAIAFPYNHWIKPENRIGFVVMYSLTFFFANFGPNATTFIVPAEIFPARLRSTCHGISAAAGKAGAIIGAFGFLYAAQNQDKAKVDAGYPPGIGVKNSLIVLGVLNFIGMLFTFLVPEPKGKSLEELSGEAEVSHDEK; translated from the exons ATGGCTGAACAACAACTAGGAGTGCTAAAGGCACTCGATGTTGCGAAGACGCAACTTTATCATTTCACGGCGATTGTCATCGCCGGTATGGGTTTCTTTACCGATGCGTACGATCTTTTTTGCGTGTCCTTGGTAACAAAGCTCCTTGGCCGCATCTACTACTTCAATCCGGAGTCAGCGAAGCCTGGCTCACTTCCCCCTCATGTTGCGGCCGCTGTCAATGGTGTGGCCCTTTGTGGAACCCTTTCTGGTCAACTCTTCTTCGGTTGGCTCGGTGACAAACTCGGACGGAAAAAAGTGTACGGTCTTACTTTGATCATGATGATCTTATGCTCTGTCGCTTCTGGCCTCTCTTTTGGCAACGAAGCCAAGGGTGTCATGACCACCCTTTGCTTCTTCAG GTTTTGGTTGGGATTTGGTATTGGAGGTGACTACCCACTTTCTGCCACCATCATGTCTGAATACGCAAACAAGAAGACCCGTGGGGCTTTCATCGCAGCTGTCTTCGCCATGCAAGGTGTCGGTATCTTGGCTGGAGGTTTCGTGGCACTCGCAGTATCTTCTATATTCGACAAAAAGTTCCCAGCTCCAACATATGCAGTAAACAGGGCCCTCTCAACGCCTCCTCAAGTTGATTACATTTGGCGAATCATCGTCATGTTTGGTGCTTTACCCGCAGCTTTGACTTACTACTGGCGTATGAAGATGCCTGAAACTGCCCGTTACACCGCTTTGGTTGCCAAGAACATCAAACAAGCCACAGCCGACATGTCCAAGGTCTTACAAACAGATATCGAGCTTGAGGAAAGGGTGGAGGATGACGTCAAAGACCCCAGACAAAACTATGGCTTGTTCTCCAAGGAATTCCTTAGACGCCATGGACTTCATCTCCTTGGAACTACCTCCACTTGGTTTTTGCTTGACATTGCCTTCTACAGCCAAAACTTGTTCCAGAAGGATATTTTCTCGGCCATCGGATGGATCCCAAAGGCAGCCACCATGAACGCCACCCATGAGGTTTTCAGGATTGCTAGGGCTCAGACTCTTATCGCCCTTTGCAGTACAGTCCCAGGCTACTGGTTCACAGTTGCGTTTATTGATACCATTGGAAGGTTTAAGATCCAACTAAATGGATTTTTCATGATGACCGTGTTTATGTTTGCCATTGCCTTCCCTTACAACCACTGGATCAAACCAGAAAACCGTATCGGATTTGTGGTTATGTACTCTCttactttcttcttcgccAATTTTGGTCCAAATGCAACCACTTTTATTGTCCCTGCTGAGATATTCCCGGCCAGGCTAAGGTCAACATGTCATGGAATATCAGCCGCGGCTGGTAAGGCTGGAGCCATCATTGGAGCCTTCGGGTTCTTATATGCGGCTCAAAATCAAGACAAGGCTAAGGTGGATGCAGGATACCCACCAGGTATCGGAGTTAAGAACTCATTGATCGTGCTTGGTGTTCTTAACTTCATCGGTATGCTCTTCACCTTCCTTGTCCCAGAGCCCAAGGGCAAGTCCCTCGAAGAACTCTCTGGTGAAGCTGAAGTTAGCCATGACGAGAAATAA
- a CDS encoding plant/protein (Uncharacterised conserved protein UCP015417, vWA; CONTAINS InterPro DOMAIN/s: Uncharacterised conserved protein UCP015417, vWA (InterPro:IPR011205), von Willebrand factor, type A (InterPro:IPR002035); BEST Arabidopsis thaliana protein match is: Uncharacterised conserved protein UCP015417, vWA (TAIR:AT5G43400.1); Has 1807 Blast hits to 1807 proteins in 277 species: Archae - 0; Bacteria - 0; Metazoa - 736; Fungi - 347; Plants - 385; Viruses - 0; Other Eukaryotes - 339 (source: NCBI BLink).), protein MASSSTAILLGPPSVAAMETPVSDDNSVISQIATLNLEEPQMGLTENFSPTFLTSGNPCLDFFFHIVPDTPSDDLIQRLAISWSHDPLTTLKLLCNLRGVRGTGKSDKEGFYTAALWLYKNHPKTLALNIPTLVDFGYFKDLPEILLRILEGQQTERGKTRVWRKRIQRKFKGDSEKKSTISGDMEDRILETAEETGGPVGKVKARALRKQREFEKAKKALDRYNSDANYRLLFDQIADLFAELLKSDLEYLNTDNLNKISLASKWCPSVDSSYDKTTLICEAIARRMFLREEYEEGIEEVHYAYRIRDRLRKEVLVPLHKALELPEVSMSAKEWNLLKYNRVPSIAMQNYSSRFAEHDSERFTEFLEDVKSGKKKMAAGALLPHQIISQLLNDSEGEEVAELQWARMVDDLAKKGKLKNSLAICDVSGSMAGTPMNVCIALGLLVSELNEEPWKGKVITFSENPQLHVVTGSSLREKTKFVREMDFGINTDFQKVFDRILEVAVENNLTDEQMIKRLFVFSDMEFDDARVDSHSEMSDYASNLESDYESVPESFEKWETDYEVVQRKYKEKGFQNVPEIVFWNLRDSSATPVVSKQKGVAMVSGFSKNLLTLFLEEGGIVNPEDVMLLAIKGEEYQKLAVYD, encoded by the coding sequence atggcttcttcttccactgcGATCCTTCTCGGACCACCTTCCGTCGCCGCCATGGAGACACCAGTTTCCGATGACAACAGTGTAATCTCCCAAATTGCCACACTAAACCTAGAAGAACCACAGATGGGTCTGACGGAAAACTTCTCGCCCACGTTTCTAACCTCCGGGAACCCATGTCtcgatttcttcttccatatcGTCCCAGACACACCTTCCGATGATCTGATCCAAAGGCTGGCCATTTCTTGGTCTCACGATCCTTTGACTACGTTGAAGCTCCTCTGCAATCTCAGAGGTGTTAGAGGAACTGGAAAATCAGACAAGGAAGGGTTTTACACAGCTGCCTTGTGGCTTTACAAGAACCACCCAAAAACTCTAGCTTTGAATATCCCTACTCTTGTCGATTTTGggtatttcaaagatttaccTGAGATTCTGCTTCGGATCTTGGAAGGTCAGCAGACGGAGAGAGGTAAGACTCGGGTTTGGAGGAAGAGGATTCAGAGGAAGTTCAAAGGGGATAGTGAGAAAAAGTCTACCATATCCGGTGACATGGAAGATCGGATTCTCGAAACCGCGGAGGAGACTGGTGGTCCTGTTGGTAAAGTCAAGGCTAGGGCTTTACGGAAACAGAGAGAGTTCGAAAAGGCGAAAAAGGCTCTAGATAGGTATAACTCTGATGCTAATTACAGATTACTCTTTGATCAAATTGCCGATTTGTTTGCGGAATTATTGAAATCAGATTTGGAGTATTTGAATACAGATAATTTGAACAAGATTAGTTTAGCTTCGAAATGGTGTCCTTCTGTTGATTCTTCGTATGATAAGACTACTTTGATATGTGAGGCTATTGCTAGAAGAATGTTCCTTAGAGAGGAATACGAAGAAGGTATCGAAGAAGTGCATTATGCATATAGGATTAGAGATAGGTTGAGAAAAGAAGTTCTTGTCCCGTTACATAAAGCTCTTGAGTTGCCAGAGGTGTCTATGAGTGCCAAGGAATGGAATCTGTTGAAGTACAATAGAGTTCCTTCTATAGCCATGCAGAATTATAGTTCACGCTTTGCGGAACACGATAGCGAGAGGTTCACCGAGTTTTTGGAGGATGTGAAATccgggaagaagaagatggcgGCTGGTGCGTTGCTTCCTCATCAGATTATCAGTCAGCTTTTGAATGATAGTGAAGGTGAAGAAGTAGCAGAGCTTCAATGGGCGAGAATGGTTGATGATCTTGCCAAGAAAGGGAAGTTGAAGAACTCATTGGCGATTTGTGATGTCTCGGGAAGCATGGCTGGTACACCTATGAATGTTTGTATTGCGTTAGGGTTATTGGTTTCGGAACTTAATGAAGAGCCGTGGAAAGGGAAAGTTATCACTTTTAGCGAAAACCCGCAGCTTCATGTTGTCACGGGTTCGAGTCTGAGAGAGAAGACTAAGTTTGTTAGAGAAATGGATTTTGGAATCAACACAGATTTCCAGAAGGTGTTTGATCGGATTCTAGAGGTTGCTGTCGAGAATAACTTAACCGATGAACAGATGATCAAGCGGTTGTTTGTGTTCAGTGACATGGAGTTTGATGATGCAAGAGTAGACAGCCATTCGGAAATGAGTGACTACGCGAGTAACTTGGAGAGTGACTACGAGAGTGTCCCGGAGAGTTTTGAGAAATGGGAGACGGATTATGAAGTTGTTCAGAGGAAGTATAAAGAGAAGGGTTTTCAGAATGTTCCTGAAATTGTATTTTGGAACTTAAGAGACTCGTCAGCTACACCCGTGGTGTCTAAGCAGAAAGGTGTAGCTATGGTTAGCGGGTTTTCGAAGAATCTActgactctgtttcttgagGAAGGTGGGATTGTGAATCCTGAAGATGTCATGTTGTTAGCCATTAAAGGTGAGGAGTATCAGAAGCTTGCTGTTTATGACTGA
- the TOPP6 gene encoding type one serine/threonine protein phosphatase 6 (type one serine/threonine protein phosphatase 6 (TOPP6); CONTAINS InterPro DOMAIN/s: Metallophosphoesterase (InterPro:IPR004843), Serine/threonine-specific protein phosphatase/bis(5-nucleosyl)-tetraphosphatase (InterPro:IPR006186); BEST Arabidopsis thaliana protein match is: type one serine/threonine protein phosphatase 4 (TAIR:AT2G39840.1); Has 30201 Blast hits to 17322 proteins in 780 species: Archae - 12; Bacteria - 1396; Metazoa - 17338; Fungi - 3422; Plants - 5037; Viruses - 0; Other Eukaryotes - 2996 (source: NCBI BLink).) — MDPGTLNSVINRLLEAREKPGKIVQLSETEIKQLCFVSRDIFLRQPNLLELEAPVKICGDIHGQYPDLLRLFEHGGYPPNSNYLFLGDYVDRGKQSLETICLLLAYKIKFPENFFLLRGNHESASINRIYGFYDECKRRFSVKIWRIFTDCFNCLPVAALIDERIFCMHGGLSPELLSLRQIRDIRRPTDIPDRGLLCDLLWSDPDKDVRGWGPNDRGVSYTFGSDIVSGFLKRLDLDLICRAHQVVEDGFEFFANKQLVTIFSAPNYCGEFDNAGAMMSVSEDLTCSFQILKSNDKKSKFSFGSRGGAKTSFPYPKVKVCINHITF, encoded by the exons ATGGATCCTGGTACTTTAAACTCGGTGATCAATAGGTTGCTTGAAGCTAGAGAAAAACCAGGAAAGATTGTTCAGTTGTCTGAAACAGAGATCAAACAGCTCTGTTTCGTCTCTAGAGATATCTTCTTGAGACAACCAAATCTCTTGGAACTTGAAGCTCCTGTTAAAATATGTG GGGACATTCATGGACAATATCCGGATCTCTTGAGACTATTCGAACATGGCGGATACCCTCCTAATTCAAACTACTTGTTTCTTGGAGATTATGTCGATCGCGGCAAGCAAAGCCTCGAAACGATTTGTCTTTTACTTGCTTACAAGATTAAGTTCCCTGAaaacttcttccttctcaGAGGAAACCATGAAAGTGCATCAATCAATCGTATTTACGGCTTCTATGACGAGTGTAAACGTAGATTCAGTGTCAAGATTTGGCGAATCTTCACTGATTGCTTCAACTGTCTCCCCGTCGCTGCACTCATCGATGAGCGGATTTTTTGTATGCATGGTGGGCTCTCCCCGGAGCTGCTAAGCTTGAGGCAGATTAGGGATATTCGTCGTCCAACGGATATTCCTGATCGTGGTTTACTCTGTGATCTCTTGTGGTCTGATCCTGATAAAGATGTTAGAGGTTGGGGGCCTAACGATCGCGGAGTTTCTTACACTTTTGGATCAGATATAGTTTCTGGATTTCTTAAAAGACTCGATCTTGACCTCATTTGTAGGGCTCACCAG GTTGTTGAAGATGGATTCGAGTTCTTTGCGAATAAGCAGCTCGTAACGATATTCTCTGCGCCGAATTACTGTGGGGAATTTGACAATGCAGGTGCGATGATGAGTGTGTCTGAGGATTTGACCTGCTCTTTTCAGATCTTAAAATCTAATGACAAGAAATCAAAGTTCAGTTTCGGAAGCAGAGGTGGTGCTAAAACTAGCTTCCCTTATCCTAAAGTGAAGGTATGTATTAATCACAtcactttttaa